One Thermoanaerobaculia bacterium genomic window, TTCCTGGCCGGTCGTGAGGCATCCACCGCCCGTCGTGGCGACCTTGATGGATTCGACCGATTCGTCGCTATGGCAGGATCCCGACGTACCGTCTGTGCAGGTACCGAGGGTGTTGTTCTGGTCTCCCGGTTCATCGTTCCCGGCACATTGCAGGAGAGTCGCAGGAGCGTTACAGGAAGCACCCGCCGTCGTGCAGGCCGGAGCACCAAGGGAACTATTGAAGGAGGCTGTGAGATCGCTGCACGATCCGCCTCCGCCTCCACCCTCGACGACCGTTGCCTTCACGGTGTAAGAACCTGCGGCGTAGCCGTAGACACCGATCCACCACGTACCCGCCGTCGGAGAGGTTTGGACAATCTGTTCCGAAGTCGTGCCGCCGTTCCAGGAACGTCCATCATAAGAAGACGTTGTGGGTTTTGCGTTGAACTTCGTGTAGAGATCCACATCGGCGGAGAGGCCGGTCAGATCGACGGTGAGGCTCGTGGCTCCGCTGGGGACGGTGATGTAGTAGTACTTGTACGCACCCTGGGAAACCGATCCGCCGACTGCCACACCGCTGGTCAGTTGCGTATCTCCGGACACAACGGAGGAAGTGAAGTTCTGACCCGTCTGGTTGGCACCGCTGATGGTTACACTTCGTGAGGTTGGGGAGAAGGTATAACCGGAGCGGGACGGCGTCACGGTATAGGAACCGTTGGAAAGACCACTGAAGGAGTAATTTCCACTGGTGTCCGTCGTGGTGGTATTGGAGGCGGCTCCGCTGAGGGTGATCGTGACCCCGCTGGCCACAGCCCCGCTCACCGTACCGGAGATCGAGTAGGTCGTCTGGGGAACATTCACGGTCACCGTGCAGGTTGCCGGTGTTGCGTCCTCGTTTCCGGCAGCATCTCTGGCCTTGACTTCAAAGGTATGGGAGGCGTTGCTCAGTCCGGTGTAGCTCTTGGACGTCGCGCTCCCGAAGGAGGACCAAGATCCGGAATCGATTCGATAGCTGTAAACCAGGCTTCCCGTAGGTGTCACGTTGTCCGAACCGGTCCAGGTGAAGGTCGTACTTGAGGTTGTAATGGTCGTGCCACACTGGGAGGAGGTTATGGATGTGGTGGGCGCGGTTGTATCTCCTCCACCCGAAGTCGTCCAGGTCGCCGTGACCCGGAAGGGCATCGACGTGCCGGTATCCCAGTTGTTGACGCCAACGTACCAGGTTCCCGCGGTCGGGGAAGCAAAATTACAGGTCTCGCTCGTCGTTCCGCTGGTATAGGGACGACAGTCATAAGACGATGATGTCGGCTTGGCCCCCTGCTTGACGTAGAGATCAAGGTCCTTGGTGAGGTTGGAGAGCACGACGCCCAGGCTGGAATCACCGGATGCGGTCGTGAAGGTGTAGTAGTTCCATCCGGCCTGCCGCGTACTGGCGGTCATCGTATCGTTGTAACCCACTCCATTCTGCAGGACGGGGTCTCCGCCGCCACCGGAAGAAACCGAGGTAAAGTTCTTACCTGTCTGGTTGGCGCCATTAATCGTCACCGACAGGGACGAGGGCGTGAAGGTGTACCCGGAAGCGGAAGGTGTCACCGTGTAGGTCCCGTTAGAGAGGGACGAGAAGGTGTAGGTTCCGCCGGAAGCGGTTGTCGTTGTAGCCGAGGCCGCGCCGGTCAGGGTCATCGTCACACCGGATGTGATGGCACCGGAAACGGTACCGGAGATGGAATAGGTTTCGGAAGGAGTAGTCACGGTTGCCGTAATCGTGAAGGAACCCGCGGCGTATCCGTACACACCGGCCCACCAGGTGCCCGCGGTCGGGTTGGCCTGCGTGCAGGTCTCATTCCCGGAAGAGGAATAGGGACGGCAGGTGTAGGTAGAAGAAGTAGGCTTGGAGCCCTGGCGTGTGTAGAGATCGACGTCCGCAGAAGCATTCGTCGTCTTGATTTCCAGGTTGGTGGCTCCGGAAGGAACGGTGACGTAGAAGTAGATCCAGGACTGGTAGGCGACGCTGGAGGCAAGACCCACGCCGGACTGCAGTTCTGTTTCCGTTTGCTGGGTCGCACCGGTGAAGTTCTGGCCGGTCTTGTTCGCCCCGCTGATCACAACCTGCAGGGAAGATGGCGTGAAGGTATAACCGGACTTGGTGGGCGTCAGGGTGTAGGTACCGTTGGCAAGGCCGGAAATCGTATAGGTTCCATCGGTGGCCGTGCTGACGGAGCCGGAGGAGGGGCCGGAGTAGGCCACGGCGACACCGGAGATGCCCGATCCGCTGGCACTGATCGTGCCGGAGATGGAGTAGGTTGTTCCGCCGCCGCCGCTCTGGGGGGTCACAGTCTTGCAGTCGGACAGTTCCGAAAAGCAGGAAGCGTTCGAACCGACGGCAAGGATCCGGTAATAATAAGTGAACCCGTTGGCTACGGTTGTGTCCGTGTAGGTTGTGGATGTGGTGGATCCAACCTTGATGTATCCCTTGTCGCAGCCGAAGTCGTTCCGAAGGATGTAATAGGAGGAAGCTCCGGAAGAGGAAAAGGAAAGCGATACTGAATTGTCCCCGGCCGTGGCGGAAATGGAGGGTTTTGTCGGTGTGGTGGAGCAGGGGGAATTATTGTAATTATAGGAAGAACAGGCCACGCCATGCCGGTTGAAGGCATCGTAGATATCCTTGGAGTGGGGGGTACCGTTGCTCAGGTTTCCATCATTATCATCGGCGACCAGAAAGGTGGTGTGCCAGTTGGAGGAACCGCAGCCTGAGGCCACATAGTTGGAGCAGGTATAGCCTGAACCCGATGTTGGCCGGGTAAGAAAGTAGAGACGGTCGAGGATGTACCAGTTCGTGGCGATATCGAAACCAAGGTCACGGTTGGCAATGTCCCACATGGCTTCAGAAAGAGGATAGGATTCGCAATGGCCTTCCTTCCCGCACGGCCCCTTATAGGAATAGTCTGTCGGACAGCTGTTCTTTACAAAGGAACCGATTGTGTGCGGAGAATGGGACGAATGGGCATTGTAGTCCACGTCGCGGACGCCCGTGCAGGATGTACAGGAATCTCCGTACCCGGAACAGTTCGACGTGAGGAATCCAGGTCCGACGCAGGAGTCGTGAGTCTGCAGGAATGCCATGGTGTCACCGTATGTTTCTCCGGTGCCATAATCACCTGAAACGGATCCGTCATTGGAATCAAGGCCATGGCCCCATTCGTGGAGGAAGATCGCCGCGATCTCTCCCGTGTTTCCGCATCCGCCGCCAGAACGGAAGAAGTTGATCGCCGACCCATCCCAGTAGGCGTTGCATTGGTCATTGATGTTCATGTTGGCCGTAACCTGACCGTTGAGCCAGGTCCGGCTTAAAAAACTGCGAGCCTTTTCATTAACGCGGCTCACATGGTAGTAGCAGGAACGGCTGGCATGGGTATTCCCGGATCCGCCGACGCCCGGAGTGGTGCAGTCCGTTCCCCCGGAGGTGCCCAGATTCAGATCGTTGGGAGCCGTCCCGGTCAGGTTGATGGAGCCGCAATTGTCGCTGATCTTGACGTACTTGCCCTGGAGATAAGTCCGGATGCTTCCGCTCGCAATGGAATACTTTCCGGAGGAATCGGCATAGACACCGGACTGAACATCCGCGAAGGGCATGGGACGAAGGGTCTCGGATGATTCCGACTGGCTGACCTCATAGACGCCGCCCTTGACGGATCCGTAGGCGTTCGAATCGTAGAATTCAAGGACCTGACCGGAGTGGGCGTCCACATGGGCCGTCCATGTTCCCTTCTCACCGGCCCGCTTGAAGCTGACTTCCCAGACAAGGGGATAGTCGATATGGTCTCCCAGCTTGCTGGGGATCTGTTCGAGTATCCGGGGCATAAAGAAGAGGTTGCCCGGTTCGATAAGGGTATCGGTCTTGGGATCGAAACCCCCGGCATAATCAAAGGCTACGAATTGTGCCTGTTCCGCCGAGAGGGCGGGATAAGGGTCGAGCTTAGTGAAATTCTCAGGGAGTACTCCTTCGGTGCCGAACTGGACCATGCGTCCGTGGTTGCATCGAAAGACGATGTGGGCGTCCTTAATGGGAACCCCCTGGTAGACCACATCAAAATCGATGAAGGTTAGGTAGTTGTCGTCTCCAAAATAACCTGAACGTGACGGATTAATCTGGAGGTAGGATGGATCGATGGCCTGGAAGATGTTTCGATAGGTCGAAATGAATTCTTTTCCAATCGTATCCAGCTTTTCCATGGGTAAGGCCATTCCATCGGGAACCCAGTCAATCCCGATCCCCATCACGTTGGCCGGAAGGCCGGAGTAGAGATCGATGTAGACATCCCATGACGGACCATGGTTCAGGGTGAAGGCTTTCCAATCCGCAAGATTGGGAAGCTGGTCCTTGACCTGCGCGAAGGATACCGGATAGCTCTTCACCATGAGACTGTCATCCCGAAACGCATTGGAATCGAGAGAACCGGTTCCCTCTTTCACGACCTGAGCGAAGGTTGCAGTGCTGAAGCACAGAACAACGGCTAAGAGTGCAGCCCAAATGTTACACCTTTTACGCATGGAACCCTCCATCGGATTTAGTGGCACGGGATTAGGGAATCCCCTTCATGCCGTAATCCTACGACAAAGGTCAACGATTGTCAAGAGGGGGATCAAATCTCCGCTCTAACGTATCTTCATGTGCGCCTCAGCGTATGTTTTCCTGTTGACGCAACTTTGTGAACGGTGTAACATTCGCCGATATGCGTGACCAACTACTTCAGCTGATTCCCGAGTTTTTAGAGATTCAGGATCCCGACCTGAGGGAACGGACCCTGGCCTGTTTCGAAGACGCCCTGCAACGCGGAGGCTGGGTACCCGACGATCTCAGGACCATGCCCTTCACCCTTCTCCTGGATCCCTGCCCTGCCTCGATGGCAGAGCATGTGCGCGGCAACGTGCTTGTCAGTCTCGGTGCCTTTGACGCCATGAAAAAAATTTACGGAGATCGTATTCCTCTTAACCGGGACATTCTGGTGTCCGGGGCCCTGCTGCATGATGTCGGCAAGCTCCTGGAGTACGCGCGTAAGGACGGAAAGGTGGTAAAGAGCCGAAACGGTAAGCTTTTACGCCACCCGATGTCCGGGACAGCCCTGGCTTTTCACCATGGTCTCCCGGAAGAAGTCCAGCACATCATTGCCGTGCACGCCAAAGAAGGAGAAGGGTTTAAGCGGACCCCTGAAGCTGTCATCCTTCACCACGCAGATTTCACCAATTTCGAAACTTTCCATTGAGGTGATTCATGGGACGTTCCTTTTCCCAGAAGATCCTTGCCGCATACAGCGGTAAGGAGTCGGTTGAGGTCGGAGAGATTGTCACTGTCCGGCCCGACCATGTACTTTCCCACGACAACTCGTCCGCCATTTCCAAAACCTTTGCGAAAATCGGCGTGGAACGTGTCTTTAATCCCGGCCAGCCCGTCATCGTTCTGGACCACTGTGTTCCAGCCGCCACCGAAGCGTACGCGGAAAACCACAAAACGATCCGCGATTTTGTCCGCAGGCAGGGGTTGCAACACTTCTATGACATACAGCGCGGAGTATGCCATCAGGTTCTCATGGAGGAAGGCTTTGCCCGGCCGGGCGGATTGATCCTGGGTTCCGACTCCCATACGACCACATATGGAGCGGTGGGCTGCTTTTCCGCCGGGATCGGGCGAAGCGAAGCCGCCGCCATCTGGGCGACCGGGGAAATGTGGCTGCGATGCCCCG contains:
- a CDS encoding HD domain-containing protein — its product is MRDQLLQLIPEFLEIQDPDLRERTLACFEDALQRGGWVPDDLRTMPFTLLLDPCPASMAEHVRGNVLVSLGAFDAMKKIYGDRIPLNRDILVSGALLHDVGKLLEYARKDGKVVKSRNGKLLRHPMSGTALAFHHGLPEEVQHIIAVHAKEGEGFKRTPEAVILHHADFTNFETFH
- a CDS encoding pre-peptidase C-terminal domain-containing protein, whose translation is MRKRCNIWAALLAVVLCFSTATFAQVVKEGTGSLDSNAFRDDSLMVKSYPVSFAQVKDQLPNLADWKAFTLNHGPSWDVYIDLYSGLPANVMGIGIDWVPDGMALPMEKLDTIGKEFISTYRNIFQAIDPSYLQINPSRSGYFGDDNYLTFIDFDVVYQGVPIKDAHIVFRCNHGRMVQFGTEGVLPENFTKLDPYPALSAEQAQFVAFDYAGGFDPKTDTLIEPGNLFFMPRILEQIPSKLGDHIDYPLVWEVSFKRAGEKGTWTAHVDAHSGQVLEFYDSNAYGSVKGGVYEVSQSESSETLRPMPFADVQSGVYADSSGKYSIASGSIRTYLQGKYVKISDNCGSINLTGTAPNDLNLGTSGGTDCTTPGVGGSGNTHASRSCYYHVSRVNEKARSFLSRTWLNGQVTANMNINDQCNAYWDGSAINFFRSGGGCGNTGEIAAIFLHEWGHGLDSNDGSVSGDYGTGETYGDTMAFLQTHDSCVGPGFLTSNCSGYGDSCTSCTGVRDVDYNAHSSHSPHTIGSFVKNSCPTDYSYKGPCGKEGHCESYPLSEAMWDIANRDLGFDIATNWYILDRLYFLTRPTSGSGYTCSNYVASGCGSSNWHTTFLVADDNDGNLSNGTPHSKDIYDAFNRHGVACSSYNYNNSPCSTTPTKPSISATAGDNSVSLSFSSSGASSYYILRNDFGCDKGYIKVGSTTSTTYTDTTVANGFTYYYRILAVGSNASCFSELSDCKTVTPQSGGGGTTYSISGTISASGSGISGVAVAYSGPSSGSVSTATDGTYTISGLANGTYTLTPTKSGYTFTPSSLQVVISGANKTGQNFTGATQQTETELQSGVGLASSVAYQSWIYFYVTVPSGATNLEIKTTNASADVDLYTRQGSKPTSSTYTCRPYSSSGNETCTQANPTAGTWWAGVYGYAAGSFTITATVTTPSETYSISGTVSGAITSGVTMTLTGAASATTTTASGGTYTFSSLSNGTYTVTPSASGYTFTPSSLSVTINGANQTGKNFTSVSSGGGGDPVLQNGVGYNDTMTASTRQAGWNYYTFTTASGDSSLGVVLSNLTKDLDLYVKQGAKPTSSSYDCRPYTSGTTSETCNFASPTAGTWYVGVNNWDTGTSMPFRVTATWTTSGGGDTTAPTTSITSSQCGTTITTSSTTFTWTGSDNVTPTGSLVYSYRIDSGSWSSFGSATSKSYTGLSNASHTFEVKARDAAGNEDATPATCTVTVNVPQTTYSISGTVSGAVASGVTITLSGAASNTTTTDTSGNYSFSGLSNGSYTVTPSRSGYTFSPTSRSVTISGANQTGQNFTSSVVSGDTQLTSGVAVGGSVSQGAYKYYYITVPSGATSLTVDLTGLSADVDLYTKFNAKPTTSSYDGRSWNGGTTSEQIVQTSPTAGTWWIGVYGYAAGSYTVKATVVEGGGGGGSCSDLTASFNSSLGAPACTTAGASCNAPATLLQCAGNDEPGDQNNTLGTCTDGTSGSCHSDESVESIKVATTGGGCLTTGQEVRVDFSVYCYSNADYVKLYYATSASSPTWTLLAGTQCDGAGAKDYYYNFNLSGTAGSTQALRVQIVYNADPGTNACYSGNYNDRDDLVFATSGSTLTDLPRKDLGDRAFDFKKN